One stretch of Coleofasciculaceae cyanobacterium DNA includes these proteins:
- a CDS encoding phage holin family protein yields the protein MWQFLLTWLATAVSLIVTAFIVPGFAIVSFSSAIIGAAVLGLVNAVVKPILILFTLPLTILTLGLFLLVVNAIALGLVSYLTPGLTIAGFFPAMFGSIVLTLVSGLINQLFSNVDSSY from the coding sequence ATGTGGCAATTCTTGCTTACTTGGTTGGCGACGGCTGTTTCTTTGATCGTTACAGCATTTATCGTGCCTGGGTTTGCTATTGTAAGCTTCTCCTCTGCCATTATAGGAGCAGCAGTTTTGGGTTTAGTAAACGCAGTGGTCAAACCTATACTGATCCTGTTCACCTTACCACTAACAATATTAACTTTAGGACTATTTCTGCTGGTAGTAAATGCGATTGCCTTGGGTCTTGTAAGTTATCTTACACCTGGTTTGACGATAGCTGGTTTCTTCCCTGCTATGTTCGGCTCGATTGTCTTAACTTTAGTATCAGGACTGATTAATCAGCTTTTTTCTAACGTTGATTCATCTTATTAA
- a CDS encoding DUF1257 domain-containing protein has product MSHFSTLRTKISDSAILVNSLRDLGINVQNNADVRGYNGQRLRADIVATLEGEYDLGWSENSDGTFDLIADLWGVAKKHNQTELINSINQKYAVNKTLSEVKQRGLQNANVKLVLQ; this is encoded by the coding sequence ATGTCTCACTTTAGCACTTTACGCACCAAAATCAGCGATTCTGCAATTCTAGTAAATTCTCTTCGCGATCTGGGCATTAATGTTCAAAATAATGCCGACGTTCGTGGTTACAACGGTCAAAGACTTCGTGCTGATATCGTTGCAACATTAGAAGGCGAATATGACTTGGGTTGGTCAGAAAATAGCGATGGCACTTTTGACCTGATTGCTGACCTTTGGGGTGTAGCTAAAAAGCACAATCAAACTGAGCTAATCAACTCAATCAACCAAAAGTATGCTGTTAACAAAACCTTGTCTGAGGTTAAACAGCGTGGTTTACAGAATGCCAACGTTAAATTAGTTCTTCAGTAA